From the genome of Gorilla gorilla gorilla isolate KB3781 chromosome 4, NHGRI_mGorGor1-v2.1_pri, whole genome shotgun sequence, one region includes:
- the MARCOL gene encoding MARCO-like protein, which yields MRAFIFFLFRLLAMFSASSTQISNTSVFKLEENPKPALILEEKNEANHLGGQRDSNKQGGSYTQENPGTFRLQGQPGYFNKLEKPRHFKQGRAGVLNKPGILKNSGKSNQKGNPECSNKQENSGSSSQLGRPGISTQQGNPGSSGQQEKPGSFSQKVMVGSSSQQGKPGSSSQHGNLGSSTQKGNLGSSSLQGHLGLSSHQGKPESSGQQGKPGSSSQQGNLGSSGQQEKPGSSSQQGKPGLSSHQGKPGSSSQQGNLHLSSQKGNQGPSSKQRKPGSSSHQGNLRLSSQQGNIGSPSQQEKPESSSQQGNLGSSSYQGKPVSSSQQGKPVSSSYQGKPVSSSQQGKPVSSSQQGKPGASSQQGDLGSSKQQGRPGSSSQQGNIGSSGQEWKPESSSHQRKLRSFYNQRQRKKYRQHF from the coding sequence CATCTTCAACCCAGATTTCAAATACCAGTGTTTTCAAACTAGAAGAGAATCCAAAACCTGCACttattctggaggaaaaaaatgaagctaaCCATCTAGGAGGACAAAGAGATTCTAATAAGCAAGGAGGTAGTTATACACAAGAAAATCCAGGAACATTTAGGCTTCAAGGACAGCCAGGCTATTTTAACAAGCTAGAGAAACCAAGACATTTTAAGCAAGGGAGAGCAGGAGTTTTAAACAAGCCTGGGATTTTAAAGAATTCAGGAAAATCTAACCAAAAAGGGAATCCAGAATGTTCTAATAAGCAGGAAAACTCAGGATCTTCTAGCCAACTAGGGAGACCAGGGATTTCTACCCAACAGGGAAATCCAGGGTCATCTGGCCAACAAGAGAAACCAGGGTCATTTAGCCAGAAAGTGATGGTGGGGTCATCTAGCCAACAGGGGAAGCCAGGATCATCTAGCCAACACGGGAATCTAGGGTCATCAACCCAGAAAGGGAATTTAGGATCTTCTAGCCTACAAGGGCATCTGGGTTTATCTAGCCATCAAGGGAAGCCAGAGTCATCTGGCCAACAGGGGAAGCCAGGGTCATCTAGCCAACAAGGAAATCTAGGATCTTCTGGCCAACAGGAGAAGCCAGGATCTTCTAGCCAACAGGGGAAGCCAGGGTTGTCTAGCCATCAAGGGAAGCCAGGGTCATCTAGCCAACAAGGAAATCTACATTTATCTAGCCAGAAAGGGAATCAAGGACCTTCTAGCAAACAGAGGAAGCCAGGTTCATCCAGCCATCAAGGAAATCTACGATTATCTAGCCAGCAAGGGAATATAGGATCTCCTAGCCAACAGGAGAAGCCAGAGTCTTCTAGCCAACAAGGGAATCTAGGGTCATCTAGCTATCAAGGGAAGCCAGTGTCATCTAGCCAACAAGGGAAGCCAGTGTCATCTAGCTATCAAGGGAAGCCAGTGTCATCTAGCCAACAAGGGAAGCCAGTGTCATCTAGCCAACAAGGGAAGCCAGGGGCATCTAGCCAGCAAGGAGATCTAGGATCTTCTAAGCAGCAGGGGAGGCCAGGATCATCTAGCCAGCAAGGAAATATAGGGTCATCTGGCCAGGAATGGAAGCCAGAGTCATCTAGCCATCAGAGAAAATTAAGGTCATTTTACAACCAacgacaaagaaaaaaatatcgaCAGCACTTTTGA